From a single Andrena cerasifolii isolate SP2316 chromosome 8, iyAndCera1_principal, whole genome shotgun sequence genomic region:
- the LOC143372760 gene encoding uncharacterized protein LOC143372760 isoform X1: MSALSAGPCRPGIILCLAVLLASQSNSAPVYDQDTTQVAEYDGATSGCYYNYQHYDEGDRILTNEPCLNCTCHNRMLMCYLRVCPFTKAIGQDCTVEKRPDQCCPVITCPEVPVQLLTSTTTVPATSGSTALGFHDNYGCNVNDRFYADGAQLSIDPQNPCELCYCIRNRTTCVMQECTLRVAGCRPVYQPGVCCPVKYNCEYDEELATTVEPTPGLIMTTTMAPGATPQCYHEGKVYEDGDLINSTQPCQHCYCFHGDIACAVENCGTPMKTHGKNCTAMPPPDGKCCPTTYQCDDEGQGGLVTLPRGEDQLTEEPAPESTGPSITEAEEEKEVTQPETTEESFPGHDNVIPQDHKAESSTEGVTEGVPPTEMPKKETPAEALPEEGTATPESQTTQKETGISEEYTTEGVLSVTEPGAGVSSAEPPQEAEGQATEAPVKEETGEEMTARPAEVVTQGVTEASVPQEVSESTSAKAEEVPQEATTQEQVEEEVATKGTLEEKELGEGIPQKEQPTQLPTEQSTELPGTGKMEEEGMVEVKPTEEAVSSLEEQAPATEATISKVEQPSVETEKATEAPELPAEEKMTEPSVEEKVTTAESLGEEPVTESAKGTDAPAIVPEAEEKLSTPGPIEGEPEEVTTPVAEMPTEKPVHEVPSTEQVPSEEEEKEKTTEVSPAEEEPTQGSIFPEGGEEQGVTEGAIEQKPELEVHDHKAPEELPGIVPKKEDGIPTDQPITLEEPAHEHHVEEEAPVIPEQGPPGISATDRVPESKAEDQEAVTEVHITEGYVDMKPPEFHVPSSLVTEAPQKVPTTYLPPARETTISPKEEGTMAGEEGTTVAAQAPEEPSVTEASVSQDKEMAEAVPSVTEAAQVPEEKVEVTESVSQTTEAGLEASTQQMPQEQTQQTEKATVPEEQATEAPSSEAPPSKEVSVEEELPTKGLTIEESGETSSEEVGDSSERVPSKEESSGEEEGQSEEHSSEAPLQTPAIEEHATEKPAGEEQSTEGKEATTLAHSTEAPLVEQGVTSTEVSPVPEQKPVAEEKTPMGQEEEATSAPEEALPSEKPEEQVTEKPVSGEEQTTVKVSEAEEGSTPQMPVSESGSSEQPAVEEAPQGTLAPEVESSPVTEEVEKPTEGTLTVEVHPTVVPVEEKKTEEPEPTEQPGVEQTEAPLTKEHSTEGVQEEQKTEEPGIAMKEEAETERPMAELPSTEEPITAAGLEKEGAQAPLGEQKPTKPPISERKEDEEVGLEKEQEKAVAEGTQKPSLEEEKPTEKPAEEQKPFGEEMPTEGPVAEEKHTEEGKPTEGPIEQEKPTEEEKPTEGPIAEEKPAEEKPTESPMEQEKPAEEGQATEGPMVGETPAEEGQATEGPMAEGTLAEEGQVTEGPMAEGKPAVEEQATEGPMAEGKPAVEGQATEGPMAEGKPAEEGQATEGPMAEGKPAEEEQATEGPIKGEQPAEEEKATQAPVEEEKSAEEPKPSEAPAQEQEPTEVPVEEQTSSEAPAEEEKPSEAPAEEQKPSEAPAEEEKPTEAPAEEQKPSEAPAEEDKPTQAPAEEQKPTEAPAEEQKPTEAPAEEGKSTEVPAGEGKPVAEEKPTERPAIEEQQPAEAEKTTESPIEEQTSTEKEKSTERPIEKEGPAEEEKPTEGPIEEEKPTAEEKPSEEEKTTEGSVEEMKPVEGEKPTEIEKPTEGPTEEGPAAEVKPSEEEKPIEKEGQTEKPFEEGKPTEGPTEEGKPGEEEKQTEQPIEEKQATEKPAEEGKPTETPAEEEKPTEKPAEEEKPTAKPAEEEKPTEKPAEEEKPTEKLAEEEKPTEKLAEEEKPTEKPAEEEKPIEKSAEEPSESPIAPEQPTEATVEEEKTSEATPPQEGVSQVPVSVEISTEGPMVEEKPSEGTEKLPTELPGLEEAVTAAKEEPETSTETLKEAPQTSTAAHEEEISPTEETRTESVLPQEKSTEAPTRHEESSTEPSEPEQPAEEEKLPEEGTQKPELAPEASTLAAPVETTGEAEAKEPEQGISTEMPKVSPTEPAVSEGSTEPAETALPEEEQKVSLPEEVQTEVAPSKEAASTQLPLEKETESPVMEEKGPEPSTAEPAMEQVVPESTPSAEISPKVTTEEAVEQSTIAVETPEQETTSEYPAHVPAAIPGEGNCLVEGQSFYNNSAVPPVNPCQLQCRCISSIIQCDLVECPPPPSHLSNCMPIHTGKDSCCPMYTCDSTPTAVLESDNHMIEHETPKYETEEAEQKTVSPVSEIPVPVSAKEPVEAVKEHTTPQVPAPGKETGEQTATPGLTEEAPTTLRSIEPVEHVQPTTVGVSVTEPEEHTVPPMQVESSSQVPSEEKESPKEEHVTKMPSIEQPTEGLAPEEQVPEGHVPEEQPSSPAGEEQTLETTEAVQPEQTSTGMEKETAAPATEKSIGVEPSEGQQAVTEEQAVTASPAMPVEGASKEAETPTSSAMPEPAVSEGEQPVTEGQAPLEEGTTSGLQPVEQPGEQKTEEATPSQPAEPAQPEQSTPVSELETIRPSEAETEGPSPAIEVSTPEQPPVEQETAKPVEGETPGPVEIGASTEAPGFVPEEATVPGTVKQEPIATEAAEAATPLIEAAETTRKPVAPEELPAVPGETEQTSVPTSEAEEQTKETPAAEGEVKATTEGIEDYTEAPTQEPEKVPEEQLPSSTEAAEIATEQPSVPTATNATEEKELVTEELPSVVEVKPEQETPQPGAEEQQPEVTPSLEEQATVSVSPVEEAATPSIVPQEETTATAPEATTPKVMSEPVSPQEGTEQTVVEEEAEVPATEAAVTVKEQPAQPEEQAATEKLPVAPVETEAPETASVEHEVPQATGIPEQVTEKEEQMTAKPETALKEVPEESTVPVEQATVPAEGEGEQKPGAETEKPSIEESVTSVEPAKMPQEEVTVAGEEQPSESTSSAPEASTLMPESSPAVPEEGQKPVMEGEAVTEETAPAAPTEAGPTHEQEPSMIGEKPSEEGMPEAAPQTEAPAVEEETGKPAIEKEEGQFEGQTSVGETQEVTEPVPKVSAEVSPTEAPEQVVPSEAPEPKLPEAPEQVVPSEAPEPKLPEAPEGAVSTATPAQATEVPEKVAHTTEMPEKELPAEVPEKETPTETPEQELSTEKVTPAEGVPEPELPSEAPATEVVTEMVEKELPSETPETSPFTQAPEKILPEEGKPTEEPQEVLPEGEKPTEVTEKILPEGEQPATELPEKVLPEEQQPATEEPQKVLPEEEQPATEAPEKVVPVEEKPAEGEQQTLPPEAEAPTTESILLKEQLPEQTPSEAPQAEEKSTQAPITGEEEVAQPSTPAPEAEATSPREEQPSVVESTEAPTAAEEHEPTKETPPIQPSEEVQPSTEPAVETSTETEAEKQPETEKTPEEEQTVKPTELPQEKSTLQPLPEEHTEESVPVKAEEGPQSTEAPVEEHPAKTGALPTEPSLAEEEHEDVGEEVARPPGEPQLPETGPTTEKEESIEGPLFDEHQQPANDTFETTGRPVQPSLHEGPTSTAAPQVPEYPDQSVSGEENPHFPTNTGSYLNPDEDYDEDDQAIYGPGTCRYGGKVYVSAQQIPRDDPCDFCFCFRSDIICLQQSCPPPIPGCHEEPISGFCCPRYECPVSMATSLNLTTTTTTTTTTLPPHFHAHAYKGAAKRSGCQIRGQAYRVGEVIRSASGPCLQCTCGGDGNMKCDPRVCSPEPMLRQMIAAATARRRR; encoded by the exons CCCCAGTATACGACCAGGATACCACACAAGTAGCGGAGTACGATGGAG CCACGTCAGGATGCTACTACAACTACCAGCACTACGACGAAGGCGACAGAATTCTCACGAACGAGCCGTGCTTGAACTGCACCTGCCACAATCGAATGCTGATGTGCTACCTGAGGGTCTGCCCCTTCACGAAGGCGATCGGCCAAGACTGCACCGTCGAGAAACGTCCGGATCAATGCTGCCCGGTCATCACTTGCCCGGAGGTCCCGGTGCAACTGTTGACGTCCACGACCACTGTGCCAGCGACGTCCGGCTCCACGGCGCTCGGCTTCCATGACAATTACGGGTGCAACGTCAACGATCGCTTCTACGCGGACGGCGCCCAGTTGTCAATCGATCCGCAGAATCCTTGCGAGCTGTGCTATTGCATCAGGAACAGGACCACTTGCGTGATGCAGGAGTGCACGTTGCGCGTGGCTGGATGCAGGCCAGTCTATCAACCCGGAGTCTGCTGCCCAGTCAAATACAATTGCG AATACGACGAGGAACTTGCGACGACGGTTGAACCAACGCCTGGCCTCATCATGACCACCACGATGGCTCCCGGAGCGACGCCGCAATGCTACCACGAAGGAAAGGTGTACGAGGATGGTGACCTTATCAATTCGACGCAGCCCTGCCAGCATTGCTACTGCTTCCACGGTGACATCGCCTGCGCCGTTGAAAACTGCGGGACGCCCATGAAAACTCACGGGAAGAACTGCACCGCCATGCCACCGCCAGACGGAAAATGTTGCCCAACTACATACCAATGCG ACGACGAAGGACAAGGTGGACTCGTAACGTTGCCAAGAGGCGAAGACCAACTCACCGAGGAACCAGCTCCAGAGTCTACTGGCCCGTCCATAACGGAagctgaagaagaaaaggaagttACACAGCCTGAAACTACCGAAGAGTCCTTCCCAGGGCATGATAACGTTATTCCACAGGACCACAAAGCAGAGAGCAGTACCGAAGGCGTTACGGAAGGCGTGCCACCCACAGAGATGCCAAAGAAAGAAACTCCAGCGGAGGCTCTCCCAGAGGAAGGAACCGCTACTCCGGAATCTCAAACGACACAGAAGGAGACTGGTATTTCGGAGGAGTACACCACGGAGGGTGTTCTTTCTGTAACAGAACCTGGCGCAGGAGTCAGCTCGGCGGAACCGCCTCAAGAAGCTGAGGGTCAAGCGACCGAGGCGCCAGTCAAGGAAGAAACAGGCGAAGAAATGACTGCTAGGCCTGCAGAGGTGGTTACTCAAGGAGTTACAGAAGCTTCAGTTCCACAGGAAGTCTCAGAATCGACGTCCGCGAAGGCGGAGGAGGTGCCCCAAGAAGCTACCACTCAAGAGCAAGTCGAAGAGGAAGTAGCCACGAAAGGAACTCTGGAAGAAAAGGAGCTCGGAGAAGGCATACCACAAAAGGAACAGCCAACTCAACTGCCAACTGAGCAGTCAACAGAGCTGCCAGGTACTGGAAAGATGGAAGAAGAAGGCATGGTTGAAGTAAAACCTACGGAAGAAGCTGTGTCTAGCTTGGAGGAGCAAGCACCTGCCACTGAAGCCACCATTTCCAAAGTGGAACAGCCATCCGTGGAAACAGAGAAGGCTACGGAAGCACCGGAGCTTCCAGCTGAAGAAAAGATGACCGAGCCTTCTGTTGAAGAGAAAGTGACTACGGCTGAAAGCTTGGGTGAAGAGCCAGTGACGGAATCAGCCAAAGGAACCGATGCTCCGGCAATAGTTCCCGAAGCAGAGGAGAAGCTGTCGACACCGGGACCAATTGAAGGAGAGCCAGAAGAAGTAACCACTCCAGTAGCAGAAATGCCCACCGAGAAACCTGTCCATGAGGTTCCAAGCACTGAACAGGTTCCTAGtgaagaagaggagaaggaaaAGACGACGGAGGTCAGTCCAGCTGAAGAAGAACCCACGCAAGGTAGCATCTTCCCAGAAGGTGGCGAAGAGCAAGGAGTTACGGAAGGCGCCATTGAACAGAAACCAGAATTAGAAGTGCACGATCATAAAGCTCCCGAGGAACTGCCCGGTATAGTTCCCAAGAAAGAGGATGGCATTCCTACCGATCAGCCTATTACTCTTGAAGAACCTGCCCACGAACACCATGTAGAAGAAGAAGCGCCTGTGATCCCGGAGCAAGGTCCACCCGGTATCTCTGCGACAGATCGTGTACCTGAAAGCAAGGCGGAGGATCAGGAAGCAGTCACCGAGGTTCACATAACGGAAGGCTACGTTGACATGAAGCCACCAGAGTTCCATGTACCCAGCAGTCTCGTCACTGAAGCTCCACAAAAGGTTCCTACGACGTATCTTCCACCTGCAAGAGAAACTACTATTAGTCCCAAAGAAGAAGGAACCATGGCGGGCGAGGAAGGAACTACAGTTGCGGCGCAGGCGCCAGAGGAGCCTTCTGTGACTGAAGCTTCAGTAAGCCAGGATAAGGAGATGGCAGAAGCCGTCCCTTCGGTTACCGAAGCTGCTCAGGTGCCCGAGGAGAAGGTAGAAGTAACTGAAAGCGTCTCCCAGACTACTGAGGCTGGCCTGGAGGCTTCGACGCAACAGATGCCGCAGGAACAGACTCAACAGACGGAGAAAGCCACTGTACCAGAGGAACAGGCTACCGAGGCTCCCTCGTCCGAGGCTCCACCGTCGAAGGAGGTGTCCGTTGAGGAGGAGTTGCCAACAAAGGGGTTAACTATCGAAGAATCCGGGGAAACCTCTTCTGAGGAAGTCGGCGACTCTAGTGAAAGGGTTCCATCTAAAGAAGAATCGTCGGGTGAGGAAGAAGGGCAGTCTGAAGAGCACTCATCCGAGGCACCATTACAGACACCTGCTATTGAGGAACACGCAACGGAAAAGCCAGCTGGTGAAGAACAGAGTACTGAGGGTAAGGAAGCAACCACCTTGGCTCACTCGACCGAGGCTCCACTCGTTGAACAGGGGGTCACTTCTACGGAAGTGAGTCCAGTTCCAGAACAGAAACCGGTTGCTGAAGAAAAGACGCCTATGGGACAGGAAGAAGAAGCTACGAGTGCACCAGAGGAAGCTTTGCCAAGTGAGAAACCTGAGGAGCAGGTGACTGAGAAACCAGTTTCAGGTGAAGAGCAGACTACTGTCAAGGTGTCTGAAGCTGAAGAGGGAAGCACACCGCAAATGCCTGTCAGTGAGAGTGGAAGTAGTGAGCAGCCTGCTGTAGAAGAAGCTCCTCAAGGAACACTCGCTCCGGAAGTTGAAAGTTCGCCGGTGACTGAGGAAGTTGAGAAGCCAACTGAAGGCACTTTGACGGTGGAAGTTCACCCAACGGTAGTCCCcgtggaagaaaagaaaacagagGAACCAGAGCCTACAGAGCAACCTGGTGTCGAGCAGACTGAAGCACCATTAACCAAAGAACATTCCACGGAAGGGGTTCAAGAGGAGCAGAAGACGGAAGAACCAGGTATTGCGATGAAAGAGGAAGCTGAGACTGAAAGGCCAATGGCTGAACTGCCGTCGACTGAGGAACCGATCACCGCAGCAGGATTAGAGAAGGAGGGAGCTCAGGCTCCTCTTGGGGAACAGAAGCCAACTAAGCCTCCGATTAGTGAACGTAAGGAAGATGAAGAAGTGGGTCTAGAGAAGGAGCAGGAGAAGGCAGTAGCAGAGGGCACTCAGAAGCCATCTCTTGAAGAAGAGAAGCCAACTGAAAAGCCCGCTGAAGAACAGAAGCCTTTTGGCGAAGAAATGCCAACTGAAGGGCCTGTTGCAGAGGAAAAACATACAGAGGAAGGAAAGCCCACCGAAGGACCCATTGAACAGGAAAAACCTACAGAGGAGGAAAAGCCCACCGAAGGACCTATTGCAGAGGAAAAACCTGCGGAGGAGAAGCCCACTGAAAGTCCCATGGAACAGGAAAAGCCTGCAGAGGAAGGGCAGGCAACAGAAGGACCTATGGTAGGGGAAACACCTGCAGAGGAAGGACAGGCAACTGAAGGACCTATGGCAGAAGGAACGCTTGCAGAGGAAGGACAGGTAACCGAAGGACCTATGGCAGAGGGAAAACCTGCAGTGGAAGAACAGGCAACTGAAGGACCTATGGCAGAGGGAAAACCTGCAGTGGAAGGACAGGCAACTGAAGGACCTATGGCAGAGGGAAAACCTGCAGAGGAAGGACAGGCAACTGAAGGACCTATGGCAGAGGGAAAACCTGCAGAGGAAGAACAAGCAACTGAAGGTCCGATTAAAGGAGAACAGCctgctgaagaagaaaaagcaaCTCAAGCACCGGTTGAAGAAGAGAAATCTGCTGAGGAGCCGAAGCCAAGTGAAGCACCCGCCCAGGAGCAGGAGCCAACTGAAGTTCCAGTTGAGGAGCAGACATCAAGCGAAGCACCTGCTGAAGAAGAGAAGCCAAGTGAAGCGCCTGCTGAAGAGCAGAAGCCAAGTGAAGCACCTGCTGAGGAAGAGAAGCCAACTGAAGCGCCTGCTGAAGAGCAGAAGCCAAGTGAAGCACCTGCTGAGGAAGACAAGCCAACTCAAGCGCCTGCTGAAGAGCAGAAGCCAACTGAAGCGCCTGCTGAAGAGCAGAAGCCAACTGAAGCGCCTGCTGAAGAAGGAAAGTCAACTGAAGTGCCTGCTGGAGAAGGAAAGCCCGTTGCGGAGGAAAAACCAACTGAAAGGCCTGCAATAGAGGAACAACAGCCGGCTGAAGCAGAAAAGACAACTGAAAGCCCTATTGAAGAGCAAACATCGACTGAAAAAGAAAAGTCGACTGAAAGGCCTATTGAGAAAGAAGGACCAGCTGAAGAAGAGAAACCAACAGAAGGGCctattgaagaagaaaaaccgACTGCGGAGGAAAAACCTTCCGAGGAGGAAAAAACAACTGAAGGGTCGGTGGAAGAGATGAAACCAGTAGAGGGGGAAAAACCTACGGAGATAGAGAAACCAACGGAAGGACCCACTGAAGAAGGACCTGCAGCTGAGGTAAAACCATCTGAAGAAGAAAAGCCAATTGAAAAAGAAGGTCAAACTGAGAAGCCCTTTGAAGAAGGGAAACCAACTGAAGGACCTACAGAGGAAGGAAAACCTGGCGAAGAAGAAAAGCAAACTGAGCAGCCTATTGAAGAAAAACAGGCAACTGAAAAGCCTGCTGAGGAAGGAAAGCCAACTGAAACGCCTGCTGAGGAAGAAAAGCCAACTGAAAAGCCTGCTGAGGAAGAAAAGCCAACTGCAAAGCCTGCTGAGGAAGAAAAGCCAACTGAAAAGCCTGCTGAGGAAGAAAAGCCAACTGAGAAGTTAGCCGAGGAAGAAAAACCAACTGAGAAGTTAGCCGAGGAAGAAAAGCCAACTGAAAAGCCTGCTGAAGAAGAAAAGCCAATTGAGAAGTCAGCTGAGGAACCAAGCGAAAGTCCCATTGCACCGGAACAGCCAACTGAGGCAACTGTGGAAGAAGAGAAGACAAGTGAAGCCACACCTCCTCAGGAGGGAGTAAGTCAAGTGCCAGTCAGTGTAGAAATTTCCACAGAAGGCCCCATGGTCGAAGAGAAACCATCTGAAGGTACTGAAAAACTACCTACAGAACTTCCTGGCTTAGAAGAAGCTGTTACTGCTGCTAAAGAGGAACCTGAAACATCGACTGAAACTTTGAAGGAAGCACCACAGACATCTACAGCCGCTCATGAAGAAGAAATCTCACCTACGGAAGAAACTCGTACAGAGAGCGTTCTACCGCAGGAGAAATCCACCGAAGCTCCTACTCGCCATGAAGAATCCTCCACAGAACCATCTGAGCCAGAGCAGCCTGCCGAAGAAGAAAAATTACCAGAAGAAGGCACTCAGAAACCGGAATTAGCACCTGAAGCATCGACACTAGCCGCTCCAGTTGAAACGACAGGTGAGGCAGAGGCTAAAGAACCAGAACAAGGTATCAGTACTGAGATGCCTAAAGTATCCCCCACCGAACCTGCAGTGTCTGAAGGTTCCACCGAGCCTGCCGAAACGGCGTTACCAGAAGAGGAACAGAAGGTTTCGCTTCCCGAAGAGGTTCAAACGGAGGTAGCCCCATCGAAAGAAGCAGCTTCAACGCAATTGCCACTGGAAAAGGAGACAGAATCTCCTGTCATGGAAGAGAAAGGTCCTGAACCATCGACTGCAGAACCAGCAATGGAGCAAGTAGTCCCAGAATCTACACCATCCGCAGAAATATCGCCTAAGGTAACGACCGAGGAGGCTGTCGAGCAATCTACAATCGCTGTAGAAACTCCTGAACAGGAAACAACATCGGAGTACCCAGCTCACGTGCCGGCGGCGATTCCAGGTGAAGGCAACTGTCTCGTGGAAGGACAATCTTTCTACAATAATTCTGCTGTTCCTCCTGTTAATCCCTGTCAACTTCAGTGCCGTTGCATCAGCAGCATCATTCAGTGCGACCTTGTCGAGTGTCCACCGCCCCCAAGCCACTTGTCCAACTGCATGCCCATACACACTGGTAAAGACTCTTGCTGCCCGATGTACACCTGCGATTCAACACCTACGGCGGTCTTGGAGTCCGATAATCACATGATCGAGCACGAAACGCCTAAATACGAAACAGAGGAAGCTGAGCAGAAGACTGTGTCGCCAGTGTCTGAGATTCCGGTCCCAGTGTCCGCGAAGGAGCCCGTTGAAGCTGTTAAGGAGCACACGACACCTCAAGTGCCCGCACCTGGCAAGGAAACTGGCGAACAGACTGCTACGCCTGGTTTGACCGAGGAAGCACCCACAACGCTGAGATCTATTGAACCTGTGGAGCATGTACAACCGACTACCGTTGGAGTATCTGTCACGGAGCCCGAGGAACACACTGTGCCTCCGATGCAAGTGGAGTCTTCTAGTCAAGTTCCTTCAGAAGAGAAGGAATCTCCAAAAGAAGAACATGTAACGAAGATGCCGTCTATTGAACAGCCTACCGAAGGTCTGGCTCCCGAGGAACAAGTTCCTGAAGGACATGTGCCTGAAGAACAGCCTTCGAGCCCAGCTGGCGAAGAGCAGACGCTTGAAACGACCGAGGCAGTGCAACCGGAACAAACCTCTACTGGCATGGAGAAGGAAACAGCCGCACCTGCCACCGAGAAATCAATTGGCGTAGAACCATCTGAAGGACAGCAAGCTGTGACGGAAGAGCAAGCAGTAACTGCTTCCCCTGCAATGCCAGTAGAAGGTGCGAGCAAAGAGGCTGAAACACCCACTTCTTCCGCTATGCCAGAGCCTGCAGTGTCAGAAGGTGAACAACCAGTTACCGAAGGTCAGGCACCATTAGAAGAAGGAACGACATCTGGGTTGCAACCAGTGGAACAGCCTGGAGAACAGAAGACAGAAGAAGCAACGCCTTCCCAGCCAGCTGAACCCGCTCAACCTGAACAATCTACGCCGGTCAGTGAATTAGAAACTATTCGACCAAGTGAAGCAGAGACCGAAGGCCCATCTCCTGCAATAGAAGTGTCAACTCCAGAACAGCCACCAGTGGAGCAAGAAACTGCTAAGCCAGTGGAAGGTGAAACACCTGGTCCAGTAGAAATTGGAGCCTCCACTGAAGCTCCAGGATTTGTTCCAGAGGAAGCAACCGTTCCTGGTACAGTGAAACAGGAACCAATTGCCACTGAAGCAGCGGAAGCTGCGACGCCATTAATCGAAGCTGCAGAAACAACTAGGAAACCAGTGGCTCCTGAAGAGCTGCCAGCCGTGCCAGGTGAGACTGAGCAAACTTCAGTGCCCACCTCTGAAGCAGAGGAACAGACCAAAGAAACGCCAGCAGCTGAAGGTGAAGTGAAGGCAACCACGGAAGGCATCGAAGATTACACCGAAGCACCTACTCAAGAACCTGAGAAAGTTCCAGAAGAGCAACTGCCAAGTTCGACTGAAGCTGCAGAAATTGCCACCGAACAACCGTCCGTGCCTACTGCAACCAATGCAACGGAAGAGAAGGAGCTAGTCACCGAGGAACTGCCAAGTGTAGTTGAAGTGAAACCTGAACAGGAAACTCCACAACCTGGAGCTGAAGAGCAGCAGCCCGAGGTGACTCCATCGTTAGAGGAACAAGCAACTGTATCTGTTTCACCTGTTGAAGAGGCGGCCACACCATCCATTGTTCCTCAAGAAGAAACCACGGCAACAGCGCCCGAAGCTACAACTCCAAAAGTGATGTCTGAACCAGTTTCGCCTCAAGAAGGAACCGAACAGACAGTGGTTGAGGAAGAAGCTGAAGTGCCTGCTACTGAGGCAGCTGTTACTGTCAAGGAACAACCTGCTCAACCAGAGGAACAAGCAGCAACTGAAAAACTACCTGTTGCACCAGTCGAGACTGAAGCACCTGAAACTGCGTCGGTTGAACATGAAGTTCCACAGGCAACAGGAATTCCAGAACAGGTAACAGAAAAGGAAGAACAAATGACAGCGAAACCGGAGACCGCTTTGAAAGAAGTGCCAGAGGAATCAACAGTGCCAGTTGAACAAGCTACTGTGCCGGCTGAAGGTGAAGGGGAGCAGAAACCTGGAGCAGAAACTGAAAAGCCGAGCATAGAAGAGAGCGTGACATCTGTGGAGCCAGCCAAGATGCCTCAGGAAGAGGTGACTGTAGCAGGTGAAGAGCAACCTAGCGAATCAACGTCGTCAGCCCCTGAAGCTTCAACATTGATGCCTGAGAGCTCGCCAGCTGTGCCTGAGGAAGGACAGAAACCTGTCATGGAAGGTGAAGCTGTAACTGAAGAAACAGCTCCAGCTGCACCAACCGAAGCAGGTCCAACTCACGAACAAGAGCCATCTATGATAGGCGAGAAACCGTCGGAGGAAGGCATGCCAGAGGCAGCACCACAGACTGAAGCACCTGCTGTAGAAGAGGAAACAGGAAAACCTGCAATTGAAAAGGAAGAGGGGCAATTCGAAGGACAAACTTCAGTAGGAGAAACTCAGGAAGTGACTGAACCTGTTCCTAAAGTATCTGCCGAAGTCAGTCCCACTGAAGCGCCAGAACAGGTAGTTCCCAGCGAAGCTCCAGAACCAAAGCTTCCTGAAGCGCCAGAACAGGTAGTTCCCAGCGAAGCTCCAGAACCAAAGCTTCCTGAAGCGCCGGAAGGAGCAGTTTCTACCGCGACACCTGCACAGGCTACCGAAGTTCCTGAGAAGGTAGCACATACGACTGAGATGCCAGAAAAGGAGTTGCCTGCTGAGGTACCCGAGAAAGAAACTCCAACCGAGACGCCTGAACAAGAGCTTTCGACCGAGAAGGTAACTCCTGCTGAAGGGGTTCCAGAGCCAGAGCTCCCATCCGAGGCGCCAGCGACAGAAGTCGTGACCGAAATGGTAGAAAAGGAACTTCCTAGTGAAACACCAGAAACGAGTCCATTTACCCAAGCACCTGAGAAGATTCTTCCCGAAGAAGGAAAGCCCACCGAGGAGCCCCAGGAAGTTCTTCCCGAAGGAGAGAAACCTACTGAAGTAACAGAAAAGATTCTTCCTGAAGGAGAACAGCCTGCCACCGAATTGCCAGAGAAGGTTCTGCCCGAGGAACAGCAACCTGCCACTGAAGAGCCACAGAAGGTTCTTCCGGAGGAAGAGCAGCCTGCCACTGAAGCGCCAGAGAAGGTTGTTCCTGTAGAAGAGAAACCTGCGGAAGGTGAACAGCAAACCTTGCCACCAGAAGCAGAAGCTCCAACCACAGAAAGCATTCTGCTCAAGGAACAATTGCCTGAACAAACGCCGAGCGAAGCTCCTCAAGCCGAAGAGAAATCGACGCAGGCCCCAATCACTGGCGAGGAAGAAGTAGCACAACCTAGTACACCTGCTCCGGAGGCCGAAGCGACATCCCCTCGCGAGGAACAACCTTCAGTGGTAGAATCTACAGAGGCTCCAACTGCGGCTGAAGAGCACGAGCCCACAAAGGAAACTCCGCCGATCCAACCGTCAGAGGAAGTTCAGCCTTCCACAGAACCTGCCGTCGAGACATCGACAGAAACCGAGGCAGAAAAGCAGCCGGAAACCGAGAAGACCCCCGAAGAAGAGCAGACAGTCAAGCCCACGGAACTGCCTCAAGAGAAGAGTACGTTGCAACCACTGCCCGAGGAGCACACAGAAGAGAGTGTTCCCGTGAAAGCTGAAGAAGGCCCCCAGTCGACCGAGGCGCCAGTCGAAGAGCACCCTGCAAAGACGGGCGCGCTCCCAACGGAGCCATCGCTCGCAGAGGAGGAACACGAGGATGTAGGAGAGGAAGTTGCGCGACCTCCAGGCGAACCTCAACTGCCAGAAACAGGACCAACCACCGAGAAAGAGGAGTCCATTGAAGGTCCACTGTTCGACGAACACCAGCAGCCAGCCAACGACACCTTCGAAACTACAGGGCGACCGGTTCAACCCAGTCTTCACGAAGGACCCACGAGTACCGCGGCTCCACAAGTGCCCGAGTACCCCGACCAGTCCGTCTCCGGAGAAGAGAACCCCCACTTCCCCACAAACACTGGCAGCTACTTGAATCCTGACGAGGACTACGACGAGGATGACCAAGCCATCTATGGGCCAGGCACCTGCCGATACGGCGGCAAGGTCTACGTGTCGGCGCAACAGATACCGAGGGACGATCCCTGCGACTTCTGCTTCTGCTTCAGAAGCGACATCATCTGCCTGCAGCAGAGCTGCCCGCCGCCAATCCCAGGCTGCCACGAGGAACCGATCAGTGGCTTCTGCTGTCCCAGATACGAGTGTCCTGTGTCGATGGCCACGTCGCTCAACCTAACCacgaccaccaccaccaccaccaccacgttACCGCCGCACTTCCACGCCCACGCGTACAAGGGAGCCGCGAAACGGAGCGGCTGCCAAATTCGCGGCCAGGCGTATCGCGTTGGAGAAGTCATCAGGTCCGCGTCGGGACCTTGCCTTCAGTGCAC CTGCGGAGGCGACGGTAACATGAAGTGCGACCCACGAGTGTGCAGCCCGGAGCCGATGCTGAGGCAAATGATCGCGGCAGCCACAGCCAGAAGGAGGAGATGA